Proteins from a genomic interval of Bombus affinis isolate iyBomAffi1 chromosome 16, iyBomAffi1.2, whole genome shotgun sequence:
- the LOC126925760 gene encoding protein Red produces MPETTEEDMGMSVRLTNDDFRKLLMTPRASVPSATPASIPGTARDANAKTAQTPNVSGGSRAELRRKKKSFYAKLKKQEEDKMAELAEKYRDRARERRDGTNQDYQAEDPMNSASAYRAVAPDLKSGMDAAERRRQMIQQSKFLGGDMEHTHLVKGLDYALLQKVRSEIEAKEHEQEQEMEKLVKPKEKKDKKEGEKKDDEMQFKTKIGRNVYRTVMTMKSKQIERNELFTPGRMAYVIELDDENTDVDIPTTLIRSKADVPTIDNTPTLTTNDIVINKLAQILSYLRQGNRHGKKGKKNKDGRSRPDDMNDMDIAPRPQDESIYGDIGDYVPTIGKKDPNQPREKKKASYFDKPEGGLDADDKANTPQLPNVAPSNSDGNAPKKGALLNKLAAEPEGYAECYPGLDEMQDAIDDSDDEVDYTKMDLGNKKGPIGRWDFDTPEEYSEYMNNKEALPKAAFQYGVKMADGRRTRKYNKEKNEKAELDREWQKIQNIMNKRKPTTVLDGASEFKVPRY; encoded by the exons ATGCCAGAAACAACGGAGGAAGACATGGGAATGTCCGTTCGTTTAACGAACGATGACTTCCGAAAACTGTTGATGACACCAAGAGCATCTGTTCCATCTGCAACTCCAGCTTCTATACCTGGGACTGCTAGAGATGCCAATGCAAAGACTGCACAGACACCTAATGTTAGTGGTGGTAGTCGAGCAGAGTTgcgaaggaagaaaaagagctTCTATGCTAAACTTAAAAAGCAAGAAGAGGATAAAATGGCAGAATTGGCAGAGAAGTATAGAGACAGAGCTAGGGAACGTAGAGATGGTACTAATCAAGATTATCAAGCAGAGGATCCAATGAACAGTGCTAGTGCATATCGTGCAGTTGCACCAGATTTAAAGTCAGGAATGGACGCAGCTGAACGAAGGAGGCAGATGATTCAGCAATCAAAATTCTTGGGTGGTGACATGGAGCATACTCATTTGGTGAAAGGCTTGGATTATGCTCTCCTCCAAAAA GTACGTAGCGAGATAGAAGCAAAGGAACACGAACAAGAGCAAGAAATGGAGAAGTTAGTGAAgccaaaggaaaaaaaagataaGAAGGAGGGAGAAAAGAAAGACGATGAAATGCAGTTTAAAACCAAGATAGGACGCAATGTTTATAGAACAGTTATGACCATGAAATCCAAACAGATCGAAAGAAACGAATTATTCACTCCTGGCCGTATGGCTTACGTGATAGAATTGGATGACGAAAACACGGATGTAGATATACCAACGACCTTAATCAGAAGCAAGGCAGATGTGCCCACCATAGATAATACCCCCACTTTAACAACAAACGACATTGTAATAAACAAATTGGCACAAATATTGTCTTATCTTCGCCAAGGCAACCGTCATGgtaagaaaggaaagaagaataaGGACGGAAGGTCTAGACCTGACGATATGAATGACATGGATATTGCTCCAAGGCCACAGGACGAGAGTATTTATGGAGACATTGGTGACTACGTTCCGACGATTGGTAAGAAGGATCCGAATCAACCGAGGGAAAAGAAAAAGGCCTCTTACTTTGATAAGCCTGAAGGTGGTTTGGACGCGGATGATAAAGCAAACACTCCACAATTACCGAATGTTGCACCTTCCAACTCGGATGGTAATGCTCCAAAGAAAGGAGCGCTTCTTAATAAACTAGCTGCCGAGCCCGAAGGGTATGCAGAATGTTACCCAGGGCTAGACGAGATGCAGGACGCAATAGATGATTCAGATGATGAAGTAGACTATACCAAGATGGATCTTGGCAACAAAAAAGGCCCCATCGGCAGGTGGGATTTTGATACACCTGAAGAGTACAGCGAGTATATGAACAACAAAGAAGCTTTACCAAAAGCGGCATTTCAGTACGGTGTAAAAATGGCTGATGGAAGAAGAACAAGGAAGTATAACAAAGAAAAGAACGAGAAAGCTGAATTGGACAGAGAATGGCAGAAGATTCAAAATATTATGAACAAAAGGAAACCCACTACGGTGTTGGATGGTGCATCAGAATTCAAAGTCCCTAGATATTGA
- the LOC126925740 gene encoding cytosolic 10-formyltetrahydrofolate dehydrogenase isoform X2 has protein sequence MAMAQLKVAIIGQSPFAAEVYKLLKQNGHQITGVFTIPDKANREDPLATAANADNTPVFKIKSWRSKGTTLPEILEMYKGIEVDLNVLPFCSQFIPMEVINHPRHRSICYHPSILPRHRGASAISWTLIEGDDIAGFSIFWPDNGLDTGPILLQRSCKIKPNDTLDSLYKNFLYPEGIKAMAEAVDLVAKGTAPMIPQIEERATYDPMLKRKELQKIDWTKPAKKVHDFIRGLDSTPGAWTTIDGEEVRLFGSTLWTGDKLPEDRIALQVEDRLGYMHENGLLIKTIDNHFINVKRMKVGNKTIVANKFGQESEKITLEFTEEEQKNVETLKSIWKNILKTDVDEDTDFFACGAGSMDVVRLVEEVKDNLKVTLQNVDVFMAPVFIEFVNMVILVARGISASKEIKYDAVEIQANNMVLKFPRQLFINGEFVNGSQEPLDTVNPHDESVICSVETASVEDVNKAVKAAKKAFEEGEWSKISARERGALLSKLADLMEEHKEELATIESIDSGAVYTLALKTHIGMSIETWRYFAGWCDKIQGSTIPITHARPNRNLTFTRKEPIGVCGLVTPWNYPLMMLSWKMAACLAAGNTVVMKPAQTSPLTALKFAELTIRAGFPPGVINIIPGSGTEAGAAICEHPLVRKLGFTGSTQVGQSVMSCCANSNLKKVSLELGGKSPLVIFEDTDLQQAVKIGMSSVFFNKGENCIAAGRLFVEETIYDEFVKKVVEETKKISIGNPLDRSTAHGPQNHEAHMNKLLNYVKRGVQEGAKLVYGGKRLNRPGWYFEPTIFIDVKDDMYIANEESFGPIMVISKFSSKNMDEMIARANNTEYGLASGILTKDISKALKFAEKIEAGTVFINTYNKTDVAAPFGGFKMSGFGKDLGQEALNEYLKTKTVTIEY, from the exons ATGGCAATGGCACAACTGAAAGTGGCTATAATTGGCCAGAGCCCCTTCGCAGCCGAGGTCTACAAGCTCTTGAAGCAAAATGGTCATCAGATCACAGGAGTCTTCACCATTCCCGACAAGGCTAATCGGGAGGATCCTCTAG CGACGGCAGCAAATGCTGATAATACTCCAGTCTTCAAGATCAAGTCTTGGAGAAGCAAAGGCACAACTTTGCCGGAAATTTTAGAAATGTATAAAGGAATCGAAGTCGACCTAAATGTTCTTCCATTCTGCAGTCAATTCATCCCCATGGAGGTCATCAATCATCCTCGTCATCGCAGCATATGCTACCATCCATCGATACTGCCGCGACATCGGGGAGCTAGTGCTATTAGTTG GACGTTGATAGAAGGAGATGATATTGCAGGATTCTCCATTTTCTGGCCGGACAATGGCCTTGATACAGGGCCAATTTTACTCCAGAGATCGTGCAAAATAAAGCCTAATGATACTCTGGACTCTTTGTACAAAAACTTCCTGTATCCTGAAGGTATCAAGGCCATGGCGGAGGCTGTGGATCTTGTGGCCAAAGGAACCGCTCCAATGATCCCCCAAATAGAAGAAAGAGCCACTTATGATCCCATGTTGAAAAGAAAGGAACTTCAAAAAATAGACTGGACCAAGCCTGCTAAGAAAGTTCATGACTTCATTCGTGGCTTGGATAGCACTCCAGGTGCGTGGACAACTATCGACGGCGAAGAAGTTCGTCTGTTTGGATCTACCTTGTGGACTGGTGATAAACTACCTGAAGACAGGATTGCATTACAAGTAGAAGATAGGCTAGGCTACATGCACGAAAATGGACTGCTAATTAAGACTATTGATAATCACTTTATCAACGTGAAGAGAATGAAGGTTGGGAATAAAACCATTGTCGCCAACAAATTCGGTCAAGAGAGTGAAAAAATTACGCTCGAGTTCACCGAAGAAGAGCAGAAGAACGTAGAAACCTTAAAGAGTATTTGGAAGAATATCCTGAAGACGGATGTTGACGAGGATACTGACTTCTTTGCCTGCG GAGCAGGAAGTATGGACGTTGTGAGGCTGGTAGAGGAGGTCAAAGACAATCTGAAAGTGACTTTGCAGAATGTCGATGTCTTCATGGCTCCAGTGTTCATTGAGTTTGTTAACATGGTAATTCTTGTAGCTAGAGGTATCTCTGCTTCCAAAGAGATCAAGTATGATGCCGTGGAAATACAAGCAAACAACATGGTCTTGAAGTTTCCTAGACAATTGTTCATAAATGGAGAATTCGTGAATGGTAGTCAAGAGCCTTTAGACACGGTTAATCCTCATGATGAGAGTGTTATCTGTTCGGTTGAAACAGCTTCTGTGGAGGATGTGAACAAGGCAGTTAAGGCTGCCAAAAAGGCCTTTGAAGAAGGGGAATGGAGCAAGATCAGCGCCAGGGAGCGTGGAGCTCTTCTTTCAAA ATTAGCAGACCTAATGGAGGAACATAAGGAAGAACTAGCTACCATTGAAAGTATAGACTCCGGTGCAGTATATACTTTGGCTCTGAAAACCCATATAGGAATGTCCATAGAGACCTGGAGGTACTTTGCTGGCTGGTGTGACAAAATCCAAGGCTCCACCATACCAATAACTCATGCCAGGCCAAATCGCAACTTAACATTCACGAGAAAGGAGCCCATTGGTGTCTGTGGTCTAGTTACTCCTTGGAATTACCCTCTCATGATGCTCTCCTGGAAAATGGCAGCTTGCCTGGCAGCAGGCAATACTGTAGTAATGAAACCAGCTCAAACTTCACCTTTAACAGCTTTGAAATTCGCAGAGCTAACTATAAGAGCTGGTTTCCCACCTGgagttattaatattataccAGGGAGTGGTACTGAAGCTGGAGCCGCTATCTGTGAACATCCTTTGGTCAGAAAACTAGGCTTCACTGGGTCTACACAGGTTGGACAGTCCGTAATGAGCTGTTGTGCTAACAGTAACTTGAAAAAAGTATCTTTAGAACTAGGTGGAAAGAGTCCTCTAGTTATCTTTGAAGATACTGATCTTCAACAGGCAGTTAAAATTGGAATGAGCAGTGTGTTTTTCAACAAGGGAGAAAATTGTATAGCTGCTG GTCGGCTATTTGTGGAAGAGACAATTTATGACGAATTTGTGAAGAAGGTAGTGGAGGAGACTAAGAAGATCTCCATAGGAAATCCTCTAGATAGAAGCACCGCCCATGGACCACAGAATCACGAAGCACATATGAATAAGCTTTTAAACTATGTGAAACGTGGAGTTCAAGAAGGAGCTAAACTAGTTTATGGTGGAAAGAGATTAAACCGCCCAGGCTGGTATTTTGAGCCAACTATCTTCATAGATGTCAAGGACGACATGTACATAGCAAACGAAGAATCTTTCGGCCCTATCATGGTGATCTCCAAGTTCAGTTCGAAGAACATGGATGAAATGATTGCTAGGGCCAATAATACAGAGTACGGATTGGCTTCAGGTATCTTAACAAAGGATATCAGCAAGGCTCTAAAATTTGCTGAGAAAATAGAAGCTGGGACAGTGTTTATCAATACATATAATAAGACAGATGTGGCTGCACCTTTTGGTGGTTTCAAAATGTCTGGTTTCGGCAAGGACCTGGGTCAAGAAGCTTTGAACGAATACTTAAAAACGAAGACCGTTACTATAGAATATTAG
- the LOC126925781 gene encoding N(4)-(Beta-N-acetylglucosaminyl)-L-asparaginase — MKSLLIVYLTAYVWLTLCQKASASNKSIPLVVITWDYKDAAQRAWNVLNNEKRSALDAIEESCSVCEEQRCRKTVGYGGSPDESGETTLDALIMDGVTMDVGGVGLLRNVKNAISVARKVLENTKHSLLGGELATKFAVEMGFKEEPLQTEESKKMWLDWKSNNCQPNYWKNVVPDPKRSCGPYRVANIMEDNVEEHESHVNEENHDTIGVVAIDLNGHIAAGTSTNGARNKIPGRIGDSPIAGAGAYADQRVGAAAGTGEGDIMMRFLPSFLAVEEMRRGATPIEAATTAIRRIAEHYPTFTGAVIAINKDGEYGAACNGITRFQHYVANPELGQAMMHFVNCIDAKYEVFKV, encoded by the exons ATGAAGTCCTTATTGATTGTATATTTGACTGCATATGTTTGGTTAACACTTTGTCAGAAAGCTTCAGCCTCTAATAAGAGTATTCCTCTGGTAGTCATTACCTGGGATTATAAGGATGCTGCACAAAGAG CATGGAATGTTTTGAACAATGAGAAAAGGAGTGCCTTGGATGCAATAGAAGAAAGTTGCAGTGTCTGTGAAGAGCAAAGATGTAGGAAAACTGTAGGATATGGAGGCAGTCCAGATGAATCTGGAGAAACAACTCTGGATGCTCTAATCATGGATGG AGTAACAATGGATGTCGGTGGTGTAGGACTATTAAGAAATGTGAAAAATGCCATTTCAGTTGCTCGTAAGGTTTTAGAAAACACCAAACATTCTCTGCTTGGTGGAGAACTGGCTACAAAATTCGCTGTAGAGATGGGATTCAAAGAAGAACCTTTACAGACAGAAGAATCAAAGAAAATGTGGTTGGATTGGAAATCAAACAACTGTCAACCCAATTATTGGAAG AACGTAGTTCCGGACCCAAAAAGATCTTGTGGCCCATATCGTGTAGCAAATATCATGGAAGACAATGTGGAGGAGCATGAATCACATGTGAACGAAGAAAACCACGATACGATCGGAGTTGTAGCTATAGATTTGAATGGACATATAGCAGCAGGTACATCGACGAATGGAGCTAGAAATAAAATCCCTGGCCGCATTGGGGATTCCCCCATAGCTGGCGCAGGCGCATATGCTGATCAAAGGGTTGGTGCGGCAGCTGGAACCGGTGAAGGAGATATAATGATGCGTTTTTTGCCAAG TTTCCTGGCTGTAGAGGAAATGCGCCGTGGCGCGACTCCAATTGAAGCTGCCACCACAGCGATCAGAAGGATTGCCGAACATTATCCTACATTCACCGGTGCTGTAATTGCAATAAACAAAGATGGAGAATACGGTGCTGCGTGCAACGGAATCACACGCTTCCAACATTACGTAGCTAATCCTGAATTAGGACAAGCGATGATGCATTTTGTTAATTGCATAGATGCCAAATACGAAGTCTTTAAAGTCTAG
- the LOC126925740 gene encoding cytosolic 10-formyltetrahydrofolate dehydrogenase isoform X1, translated as MLFLKNFLSIRSYVVNAMAMAQLKVAIIGQSPFAAEVYKLLKQNGHQITGVFTIPDKANREDPLATAANADNTPVFKIKSWRSKGTTLPEILEMYKGIEVDLNVLPFCSQFIPMEVINHPRHRSICYHPSILPRHRGASAISWTLIEGDDIAGFSIFWPDNGLDTGPILLQRSCKIKPNDTLDSLYKNFLYPEGIKAMAEAVDLVAKGTAPMIPQIEERATYDPMLKRKELQKIDWTKPAKKVHDFIRGLDSTPGAWTTIDGEEVRLFGSTLWTGDKLPEDRIALQVEDRLGYMHENGLLIKTIDNHFINVKRMKVGNKTIVANKFGQESEKITLEFTEEEQKNVETLKSIWKNILKTDVDEDTDFFACGAGSMDVVRLVEEVKDNLKVTLQNVDVFMAPVFIEFVNMVILVARGISASKEIKYDAVEIQANNMVLKFPRQLFINGEFVNGSQEPLDTVNPHDESVICSVETASVEDVNKAVKAAKKAFEEGEWSKISARERGALLSKLADLMEEHKEELATIESIDSGAVYTLALKTHIGMSIETWRYFAGWCDKIQGSTIPITHARPNRNLTFTRKEPIGVCGLVTPWNYPLMMLSWKMAACLAAGNTVVMKPAQTSPLTALKFAELTIRAGFPPGVINIIPGSGTEAGAAICEHPLVRKLGFTGSTQVGQSVMSCCANSNLKKVSLELGGKSPLVIFEDTDLQQAVKIGMSSVFFNKGENCIAAGRLFVEETIYDEFVKKVVEETKKISIGNPLDRSTAHGPQNHEAHMNKLLNYVKRGVQEGAKLVYGGKRLNRPGWYFEPTIFIDVKDDMYIANEESFGPIMVISKFSSKNMDEMIARANNTEYGLASGILTKDISKALKFAEKIEAGTVFINTYNKTDVAAPFGGFKMSGFGKDLGQEALNEYLKTKTVTIEY; from the exons ATGTTGTTCCTAAAAAACTTCTTGTCGATACGTTCCTACGTCGTGAACGCA ATGGCAATGGCACAACTGAAAGTGGCTATAATTGGCCAGAGCCCCTTCGCAGCCGAGGTCTACAAGCTCTTGAAGCAAAATGGTCATCAGATCACAGGAGTCTTCACCATTCCCGACAAGGCTAATCGGGAGGATCCTCTAG CGACGGCAGCAAATGCTGATAATACTCCAGTCTTCAAGATCAAGTCTTGGAGAAGCAAAGGCACAACTTTGCCGGAAATTTTAGAAATGTATAAAGGAATCGAAGTCGACCTAAATGTTCTTCCATTCTGCAGTCAATTCATCCCCATGGAGGTCATCAATCATCCTCGTCATCGCAGCATATGCTACCATCCATCGATACTGCCGCGACATCGGGGAGCTAGTGCTATTAGTTG GACGTTGATAGAAGGAGATGATATTGCAGGATTCTCCATTTTCTGGCCGGACAATGGCCTTGATACAGGGCCAATTTTACTCCAGAGATCGTGCAAAATAAAGCCTAATGATACTCTGGACTCTTTGTACAAAAACTTCCTGTATCCTGAAGGTATCAAGGCCATGGCGGAGGCTGTGGATCTTGTGGCCAAAGGAACCGCTCCAATGATCCCCCAAATAGAAGAAAGAGCCACTTATGATCCCATGTTGAAAAGAAAGGAACTTCAAAAAATAGACTGGACCAAGCCTGCTAAGAAAGTTCATGACTTCATTCGTGGCTTGGATAGCACTCCAGGTGCGTGGACAACTATCGACGGCGAAGAAGTTCGTCTGTTTGGATCTACCTTGTGGACTGGTGATAAACTACCTGAAGACAGGATTGCATTACAAGTAGAAGATAGGCTAGGCTACATGCACGAAAATGGACTGCTAATTAAGACTATTGATAATCACTTTATCAACGTGAAGAGAATGAAGGTTGGGAATAAAACCATTGTCGCCAACAAATTCGGTCAAGAGAGTGAAAAAATTACGCTCGAGTTCACCGAAGAAGAGCAGAAGAACGTAGAAACCTTAAAGAGTATTTGGAAGAATATCCTGAAGACGGATGTTGACGAGGATACTGACTTCTTTGCCTGCG GAGCAGGAAGTATGGACGTTGTGAGGCTGGTAGAGGAGGTCAAAGACAATCTGAAAGTGACTTTGCAGAATGTCGATGTCTTCATGGCTCCAGTGTTCATTGAGTTTGTTAACATGGTAATTCTTGTAGCTAGAGGTATCTCTGCTTCCAAAGAGATCAAGTATGATGCCGTGGAAATACAAGCAAACAACATGGTCTTGAAGTTTCCTAGACAATTGTTCATAAATGGAGAATTCGTGAATGGTAGTCAAGAGCCTTTAGACACGGTTAATCCTCATGATGAGAGTGTTATCTGTTCGGTTGAAACAGCTTCTGTGGAGGATGTGAACAAGGCAGTTAAGGCTGCCAAAAAGGCCTTTGAAGAAGGGGAATGGAGCAAGATCAGCGCCAGGGAGCGTGGAGCTCTTCTTTCAAA ATTAGCAGACCTAATGGAGGAACATAAGGAAGAACTAGCTACCATTGAAAGTATAGACTCCGGTGCAGTATATACTTTGGCTCTGAAAACCCATATAGGAATGTCCATAGAGACCTGGAGGTACTTTGCTGGCTGGTGTGACAAAATCCAAGGCTCCACCATACCAATAACTCATGCCAGGCCAAATCGCAACTTAACATTCACGAGAAAGGAGCCCATTGGTGTCTGTGGTCTAGTTACTCCTTGGAATTACCCTCTCATGATGCTCTCCTGGAAAATGGCAGCTTGCCTGGCAGCAGGCAATACTGTAGTAATGAAACCAGCTCAAACTTCACCTTTAACAGCTTTGAAATTCGCAGAGCTAACTATAAGAGCTGGTTTCCCACCTGgagttattaatattataccAGGGAGTGGTACTGAAGCTGGAGCCGCTATCTGTGAACATCCTTTGGTCAGAAAACTAGGCTTCACTGGGTCTACACAGGTTGGACAGTCCGTAATGAGCTGTTGTGCTAACAGTAACTTGAAAAAAGTATCTTTAGAACTAGGTGGAAAGAGTCCTCTAGTTATCTTTGAAGATACTGATCTTCAACAGGCAGTTAAAATTGGAATGAGCAGTGTGTTTTTCAACAAGGGAGAAAATTGTATAGCTGCTG GTCGGCTATTTGTGGAAGAGACAATTTATGACGAATTTGTGAAGAAGGTAGTGGAGGAGACTAAGAAGATCTCCATAGGAAATCCTCTAGATAGAAGCACCGCCCATGGACCACAGAATCACGAAGCACATATGAATAAGCTTTTAAACTATGTGAAACGTGGAGTTCAAGAAGGAGCTAAACTAGTTTATGGTGGAAAGAGATTAAACCGCCCAGGCTGGTATTTTGAGCCAACTATCTTCATAGATGTCAAGGACGACATGTACATAGCAAACGAAGAATCTTTCGGCCCTATCATGGTGATCTCCAAGTTCAGTTCGAAGAACATGGATGAAATGATTGCTAGGGCCAATAATACAGAGTACGGATTGGCTTCAGGTATCTTAACAAAGGATATCAGCAAGGCTCTAAAATTTGCTGAGAAAATAGAAGCTGGGACAGTGTTTATCAATACATATAATAAGACAGATGTGGCTGCACCTTTTGGTGGTTTCAAAATGTCTGGTTTCGGCAAGGACCTGGGTCAAGAAGCTTTGAACGAATACTTAAAAACGAAGACCGTTACTATAGAATATTAG